The nucleotide sequence TGTTTCCCTGCAAAAGCATTCCGTTCAATAAAAAAGTCTGATTCCAATGCAAAATCTTAAGATATAAAGATTGTGGTAGTATTTATTTTAAGATCTTAAAATCTATTGACACTATCACTGTGTTAATGCATATATTGTAAAAGCTTACAATATATAACTAATACCATTTTCAAATCAAAGATGAAATCAAGGCGGCAAGGAGGAGGCGACGCAAACGTACGTGGTTTGTACGTTGATGAGCTGACGACGATGCCAACATAGATAGCGCTTTGATTTGGAATTGGTATAATTGATAATATATGGATGATGAATGGGTCGCCCAAGTCTTGCAAATGAAAGAATCTCCCAGATTCTTGATGCTTTTGAAAACTGCATAAGAAAATATGGTCTCAAGGAAAGCTCCATTCCAAGGATTGCGGAAGAAGCCGGAGTCAAGCACAGCCTTATAAGGCATTATATCGGAAACAGAGACAGCCTGATTGCAGCAATGGTGAATAGATTCACCGAACATTACCTCGAAATTATTCTGAAAGCGCTTTCCTCAAGGCCAGAAGGTGTTCATATAGATTCAACCGTGAAATATTTTTTTGATGAAGTAAGCAGATTCGAAGCCGAAAACCTCATATTTACCGAGCTTTTTGCAGCTTCAGGGCGCGATGATTTCATTAAGGTCCAGCTCTGCAGTCTTTACGGACGCATAACTGACATGGTCATAAGCCTGCTTTCGCTTGAATATCCTGAATCAAAATCAGATGAGATTTCAACTGTCGCATATTCTCTTCTAAGCCTTTGGATCGGGCATTCAACACTTTTTCATTTGGATTTTGGAACTTCAGGAATTGAAATGGCTGCCACATCAGCGAAACAGATAATTTCTGGCCTTGGCAGTTTAACATAAGAGTACCTATAAAAATTAGAATTTTTGATGTGGTAGCAAGGAAGCGTCGCACGGAGAACCGGAGTTTATGACTTATAAATGAGGATTCGAGTACGACGCTGACGCAGCTAACGCGCAAAAAGGCAATTTTTAGAGGTGGTCACAATAATGGATAATGGAAAAACAGGGGGATAAGATGCTTCAGGATTATGAAAAATACGATGCAACGGCAATGGCTGAACTTGTAAGAAAAGGGGATATTCACCCTTCTGAACTGCTTGAAACCGCTATCAGCCGTGCTGAAAAACTTAATCCTGATTTAAACATAATTATCCACAAATTTTACGACAGAGCCAGAAAAATGGCGTCTGAAAAAATTTCGGAAGGTACATTTGCCGGAGTCCCTTTTTTGCTTAAAGACCTGCTCGATCATCTGGCAGGAGAACCTGTCAGCATGGGCAGCAGGGGAGTTCGTTTTGTTCCTGAATACAACAGCGAGCTTGTTAATCGTTTTTTATCGTCCGGTGTAGTCCCTTTTGGAAAAACCAGCACTCCTGAACTTGGCCTTACAATCACAACCGAGCCAAAGGCCTTTGGCCCTGCTCATAATCCCTGGAAAAAAGGTCATAGCACAGGCGGATCATCAGGAGGGTCAGCCGCAGCTGTCGCAGCCCGTATTGTGCCTTTTGCCTCAGCCAATGACGGAGGCGGTTCCATTCGTTTTCCTTCTGCCTGCTGCGGAGTGTTTGGAATGAAGCCTTCACGGGGTCTTAACCCAATGGGGCCTGATTATGGCGAAGGGTGGGAAGGCGCAGTTGCAGGTCATGTGATAAGCTGGTCAGTCAGGGACAGTGCAGCTATGCTCGATGTGACTTCCGGGCCTGAAATCGGCGCTCCATATAAA is from Desulforegula conservatrix Mb1Pa and encodes:
- a CDS encoding TetR/AcrR family transcriptional regulator yields the protein MGRPSLANERISQILDAFENCIRKYGLKESSIPRIAEEAGVKHSLIRHYIGNRDSLIAAMVNRFTEHYLEIILKALSSRPEGVHIDSTVKYFFDEVSRFEAENLIFTELFAASGRDDFIKVQLCSLYGRITDMVISLLSLEYPESKSDEISTVAYSLLSLWIGHSTLFHLDFGTSGIEMAATSAKQIISGLGSLT